A window of Daphnia carinata strain CSIRO-1 chromosome 5, CSIRO_AGI_Dcar_HiC_V3, whole genome shotgun sequence genomic DNA:
aatgaaataagTTGGATTAAAAGTTAAATGTAGCACATTTGCCATGAAATTTGATCACAATAATAACAAGCTGAGCCAGTAATATTCATTCTTTATTGTTAATCAGTACAGAAAGGGAGGTGCACAAAAAACATGGTGGACCTAGTTGCTCGTAAAGCAATTCATGGCAATGACACCAGGATTCTTTTTGATTCAACGGTAGTGCCAATAAAGGAAAGTGATGACCAAATAATATCCTGGTTGCAACTGACTTACTGCCAGCTGACATCGACGTCGATGCGTGGCGACGATTTGCTTGAAGTATGCAACCATTTCGTTGTTCGTTGCTCTAGGTTATatctttgctttgtttttttttcagatcttTGTGTGGATCTTTTGTATCTTACAACGACAGGCGCCCTTATAGCATCATGGCGTACTGACATATCCGATTGGGATTACATATCCTGACTGTGCAAACTgctatatgaaaaaaataaggtaattcccatttttttttcttttatgtacGACTCCCCGAAATGTAAGCTGTCAGGCCAAACGAGAGATGTTACACAAGACAGAGACTGAGGAAATGGAGGAACAAGAAATTCCGCCGATTCGTAACATTTGGCTCAATACATCCATGTACCCGAGTGTCGAGAAACAATGTGTGTTGTTAGTTCTCGTTCACTTGACTGAGCTCTTTCCAAATAAATCATCGGTACTCACCCCAAAAATGCTGATGACTCTTTGCATCCTCCACTGCTCAAGTTTTCTAGTCGACCGGATATGCTACCGtacagtatttttttgttttgttatgtgTGCGTATTCAATCTCCATCagctattgttttgtttttgttttgcaacaGACAGGGCTTATTCCTTGATGCAGCTCAGATAACAACCGTTCCGTCACCATCTACTAACCCCGAGATAAGTCAtcgcatgtttttttcttgtgagTCAAAAATAATGCTCTATATGTCACTTTTATATTCtaggatttttctttccacgtGTCTGCTTATTTACAGATGTCCAccacgaaaggaaaagaaagaaagtgaaCAACGCAGAAGCAAGGAAAAAAGATTAGGATGCTCTGCTTGTAGCGTTCGTCCGTCCTCCGCCCGTCTCTGTACCGCTTGCGGCGACAACGACAAAACGGGAATCGAATCACAggcaatttcttattttcttttacattttttttggagtGTGGGAAGGTGGTAGTGGTACAACTTTTCTGCCTACCCGACAAGAGTTGGCAAGTCGTTCTACTATGACAGTTGTTGGCAGGTCGGGTCGCAAAATGTAACAAAGGACATTTCggaaagcttaaaaaaaaaacggacgaaGAACATAGTTAACTGTGCGCCCACGGTTTATTCTAATTATTTGACGGATGAACTGCACTAAAGTTAAACTTCCTTCTATCACTATAGCTAGTGCTCTAATGAGAAATGGTAAATTGTCGTGCTGACGTTTATTGATCTAGCTGCTGCCTTCACTTTATCGCGCCCATCTTTCTTCCAACTTTTCTATCACTTTAGTGTCTGCATTAGCATTCTCGGTTAAACATTCTATCgttcgtaaaagaaaatttatgtTCTATTTTACTTATTCTCAGCACTCGATTTCTCAAGCATTTATCGAAGAGTTTCCTTTACGGTCAGGAACCTCTAAAAATGTTATTGATGTCCGTCAACTAGAAAGTACATTTTCTGTTTCGGCCCATCACGTCACCCGACCCGTAAAATCGTGAAACTTGAAGTGGATGTACGTTGAAGATAAAATACTTGTgtcccctttttcttcacttaaagtaattatttattatcaGGAACCATTTCTATTGGGCACTCGACGTAGTCACGTTGTAACTTTTACGTAGcctagagaaagaaaacactaaccttgaagaagaaaagacatgggattgtgaaagaaaagatgaaggTTCGTTTAGAATGCACCCAAGCACGACACTCGGGGGGCTTCGAAAGTGTTTCGTACCGCAGGCTCATTTGCCGAGTTAGGTGACGGAGGACGCCAGGCTCAAAGGGgtggagggggaggaggagaacatgaactagaCCATCTGGAAATCCCACCAGATTACGTTATAATAACCAATTAATTCTCTGTTTCAATCTTGTCGTGTTTCCAGGACGCTCAACCCTACATCTTTGATACTATGACGACTGAAGTACCAAATTCTTGGCGGAGTGAATGCGCCTTTAGAAAACCTTAGGTCGACCCCCCGTTTCGTAGGGATCATCAGCCATTGCGAGACGTGGGATCGATTTTTCGTCATGATCAATTCATCGCCTCGAGTGCCACAAACAAAGCCTTCATCTCAGCtggtaccttttttttcatattttttttttttttttttcatttgccacTTTTTTCAAGCTTGCGAGAAGTACTAGGGTCTCGTTATTCGTTAAAGCGTCTTTATATTCGTGAGTGGTAGCACCGTGATTGACGATGCGCGGCGGAGGCGTCTACCGACCACATCGTTGTAAATGCGTGAACATTTGATGACGTACGTACACGTCGCCTAAACGATGCTACGCTTTTCTACATCCGGTCCCACCCgtatgtatttttatttaaagagtTACGCCGTCTCATAAAcaacggagaaaaaaaaggtagtgAACATTTTTTCCATCGAAGCAAGAAAAAGGTGGATGGTGCTAAAATGTTAGACATGTGATAAACGAAGACAGGGGACTTTTGGTTCATGTAATAGCCGCAGTTGTCTAGTTTACTGTTCTTTGCCGTTTATTAGACAGCGAAACCTTAAGGACTAATTAAGTTCTCGTGTCCTATTGATctatttgattgattttgcACTTGCCTCCAGCTTCGACCTTTTTCTGATCATCTTTGACTGCTAAATTTAGAACATCGGAGATGATCAGATGTTTGTTCATAGATCCGAAcaatctctttttcatttccaccTTCCTTTGCTCGACAAAAATATTCTTTCATCGCCGTAGATTCACGTTTGAATCTTTAGTTTGCTACGTGATCGGTTCGTTTCCCGAAAGACACTGAATGGCGTTCACAACCAGTCGACAATGTTAGGCCAGTAAAGGGCGTAGGGAACACGCTCCTAAACAGGAAAGACGGTCGATCGTGATCGCCATCATCAATAAGCCgtgcttcttcattttttacttttttcattctttacgGGATATGTAACTCTATTAAAAGAGCTCCATTGCCTGAAGCGGTGGGATTACGCTTTTTAAAATCCCACCAACATGACGACCATCAATGCTCTTTCGtcgattttttcttcagcGTTTTCAAAAGGGGAATCATCGTTTTCTGTCTTAGTAATCCCGATGGAAAGTGCAAAACTTTTTTAATAGGGTTCTTCAATCCCCTTTcttaaaatattaatttttttttagtttccttttcctttctgAACTATTCGTGACTGTTTtgtttcccgtttttttttttcattcgttcgGTTGATGACGCCAACCTTTGCTCTGTGATCTCACTCGGTTCAGCCGAGCAGAAGTGCACTCGGCATTCAGCATCTCCACCGTGTACTTGAGTGTTAGGAGGAACGTGTGGAGATCGAACAAACTATGGAAAACGATAAATGGGAAaactatttttcctttttagctTTTCGTTTCCATCCTGAATtattcaaagagaaaatattgAAAGTATCTCCCGTCAACAGAACCGATGTGAACCATTGATAAAAGAAGATCTTACAAAATCCTTTAGacattgaatttcattttggaCTTCACCTTCGGATCGGGTTTGGCGTAGAGATAAGTGGAGGGAAAGCGAAACGCGAATACAGGGGATTAAATTCGTcaagaattgaaagaaaaatacattcaAAGTATACTGCTTTAAGCTCGCGCTACATCCGTCAGGAAAGGTAGCCAGCAACGCCTTTTGTTTGCATGTATTTATGAGCTCTAGCTATATGCGGCCATGCGTGTGGGGGTAGATATGATCCAAACAACCTTGTATAAGAAGGACCATATTCTTTTGACGAACTGTTATTCTTCTCTACGTTTTTCTCCCTATCGATTCGTTTCAGTGAAGACGACTCGGCTACGAAGACGGCGCATAGAGAACTCGTAAAACAGCGAAGGAAactgttgtaaaaaaaataaaaataaaaatagaggCAAGAATTCGATCGATCATGAGTTGGCAAAGAGCTGTGCCTCTCGTCACGCAGCAATGCTTCTTTCTCCGCGAATCTATCTTTTTCCtcgttcttcctttttctttatatcgACGAGCGTTTTGTTCAGGTAGGGCGCACGATAATGCCACACGGGTTTTGTAATCGCTTCATCTACTTACTGCTAGACTCATCTATTGCGGATTTGGGatttagaaacgaaaaaacacGACTACAAAGCCGCTGGCTTTTGTAAGAAAGTTGgactttttcctttcgtgAAAAACGAGACAATAGAATGAGATGGGGAATACGTCACACACGATCCCAATTAAAATACAATCAGTGCCAGGAAACAACTGTAGGATCGATAACTCatgatttttcaaaatcctGAGTTTTCTCCAGATCTCGCTAACAATTTCCTGCGCTGCAACACACATTTAATTGAATTGAACTGGTAGACCAATTGGAAAATAGTTTTCCCTTTGAACACGACGTGCAAGCTAGAAGAATAAGACCAAAGTAGAAAAGTCACAATCATGTTTGATCCATCAGGATAGTTATCGCATGGTAGAACAAATGCAATACGTAATCAACTGAGCACATTGGAACGGTagcaacgaaagaaaagaattccaTCATGTCATTTCAAAATCTGTGACTCTTATCCTTATTCCTTATTATAATTCCATTATGCataactaattttttttccctttatctATAATTGCCCTGCGTTAGAGAGACACTGACTCAACAATAAATTCTATGACTATCACAGCTGAAACCAACATCTAAGCTCTCATGGTGAGAAGAACCTTTTTTTGATATGTTCACTGTCAACAAATGATaaggaagaaaatcaaaaatttttccttctttgcaGATGCTAAGGACTTCATTTGGCTGGGAAATATCCGAAGTGTTTACGAAGTTGTTCAAGGAAAACGAACGTCAAAATAGTTTGTGGTGCCAAACGGATGAAGGCCGGAACGTAGCCCTTGAAAAACCCCAAAGGTCCCAGCTTGGCCGTGTACGTGACCAGGTGCAACAAATTCtgaacggaaagaaaaattatacaaCAGAATTTGGTCATTATTACGTGACGGTACTTTTCAATGGTGGAAAACACCAATCTTACTTTAAATTCTCCTGGTTTTGCGTTCATAGCTCGTGTTTTCAAAACGTCTAATGGCTGAGTCATTGTGGTTGCTATGGCTCCCTGTGTAATTGAAATTATGAAGGTTATTACTTGTTTCACCTTGATACACAGTAAATAGGAAATTTACGGCTGACAGCGAAGCTGCAAAATGCGTTATAAGGTTGTCATCGAAGTGTCCCGTACTGAGCagaataatttttatttgatcatAGAAGGACAACTGGCCAATAGTCATTAAAACTGCTCGTCCAGTGGCTGTTGATGCGCCTGAAAAGAGACGTCTAAATCCTTCCTCCCGGTAGACACGAACAACTCCGTCAATTGCATGCTTGTAGCTAAAATTCAATTGTGAATAACCAGcacgttaaaaacaaattattgaTAATATGTAATATTATTACTTTCTTCGCTGGGCGGCAGGTAATTTAACGTCATTTTGCATTCGAACGTTAATCATGTCACCAGGTGTACCAACAAGTCCACCTACAGCACCGGACATTCCAGCTATAAAGGCTTTTTGATAAAATGGAATATTGTCAGCCTTGGCACCACCAACATATTGTTTGGACaccttttaaaataaagataTCCCCATTGAACTTTAGAAATAATTAATGTACAACAAGGTGATTAAATACTTCATAAATCCCGAATCGTGCAGTTGAATAGGTCAGCTGCCGAAGGAGGGAAGCTGTGAGTCCTGAGTAAAGGGCAGAAATGCCTTGCTGCTTCACTATGTTAATGGCCAACCTTACTGCCTTAACTTTTCCATCTTGTTGAGTCTGCAAATGAACCTAATAGAAAGTAAACATATAATGATAGATGCTTGACCATgcaaccttttctttattaactataatttaaaaacacaCTAAAGTACAATATACTTTAAAATCTTCGACAAAACTATTTATCATCCACAAACCTTAATCAAATCAAGAGGGTGAGTTACAATTGCTGCCCCACTCGAAGCTAGCCCACCGAAGTACCAGCGGGACAATCGTTTCTCGGCTGTTGCATTTGCAAGCATGTTATCGGTTTAACactggaaaaaattttaaagagcAGGTAATAACGTTAAAGTTCTGATGGGACTGACTATGTCTACCAACGGTTGTTATGATAGGCACCTTCAAAATAAAGTTGCGTGCTAAACAACACGATTGACGAAGACAAATAAACTCAAAAATCTTTCGGCACAAGGGCCTTTGATTTAGACTACGTGATGGAATG
This region includes:
- the LOC130696075 gene encoding mitochondrial dicarboxylate carrier-like encodes the protein MLANATAEKRLSRWYFGGLASSGAAIVTHPLDLIKVHLQTQQDGKVKAVRLAINIVKQQGISALYSGLTASLLRQLTYSTARFGIYEVSKQYVGGAKADNIPFYQKAFIAGMSGAVGGLVGTPGDMINVRMQNDVKLPAAQRRNYKHAIDGVVRVYREEGFRRLFSGASTATGRAVLMTIGQLSFYDQIKIILLSTGHFDDNLITHFAASLSAGAIATTMTQPLDVLKTRAMNAKPGEFKNLLHLVTYTAKLGPLGFFKGYVPAFIRLAPQTILTFVFLEQLRKHFGYFPAK